One window of Trifolium pratense cultivar HEN17-A07 linkage group LG5, ARS_RC_1.1, whole genome shotgun sequence genomic DNA carries:
- the LOC123886835 gene encoding uncharacterized protein LOC123886835, which produces MASKWMRSLQCKSKAFEDVYNPYPKILIPNASCRKTVQNIKDIVDVPKLKPKKPKTSLENKHSSSKAKSESESSTATTTTSSSSSRAITELPEGHPSRNVVDIIFHTSWGNKEFPGRVEKVFKVQNGARTMSRFEEFREAVKSRAADSVVDSEGKNWEENARCVADGNEVMQFHCLGPADDGGSHGAWLFPERKGSAICTFSGSGGAHEYGGGRKGREAMLVCRVVAGRVSKQLGFLDSLLDKRVGFDSVSGENGELLVFDSRAVLPCFLIIYSL; this is translated from the coding sequence GAAGACGTTTATAATCCATATCCCAAAATCTTAATACCCAATGCCAGTTGCAGAAAAACtgttcaaaacatcaaagacaTTGTCGATGTTCCAAAACTCAAAcctaaaaaaccaaaaacatcCTTAGAAAACAAACATTCTAGTTCAAAagcaaaatcagaatcagaatcatcCACCGCAACAACAAccacttcatcatcatcttcacgTGCGATCACTGAATTACCAGAAGGACATCCATCACGCAACGTGGTGGATATAATTTTCCATACTAGTTGGGGCAATAAGGAGTTTCCGGGTCGGGTTGAAAAGGTGTTTAAGGTGCAAAACGGAGCACGAACTATGTCAAGGTTTGAAGAGTTTCGTGAGGCGGTGAAATCACGCGCCGCTGATTCTGTTGTTGATTCTGAGGGGAAGAATTGGGAGGAGAATGCAAGGTGTGTTGCTGATGGAAATGAGGTGATGCAGTTTCATTGTTTGGGTCCTGCTGATGATGGTGGTTCACACGGTGCTTGGTTGTTTCCGGAGCGTAAAGGGTCGGCGATTTGTACGTTTTCCGGGAGCGGTGGTGCGCATGAGTATGGCGGAGGAAGGAAGGGTAGAGAGGCAATGTTGGTTTGTCGGGTTGTGGCGGGTCGGGTTTCGAAACAACTTGGGTTTTTGGATTCTTTGTTGGATAAGCGAGTTGGGTTTGATTCAGTGAGTGGGGAAAATGGTGAGTTGTTGGTGTTTGACTCGCGTGCGGTATTGCCATGTTTTCTTATTATTTACAGCTTGTAA